Genomic DNA from Rhipicephalus sanguineus isolate Rsan-2018 unplaced genomic scaffold, BIME_Rsan_1.4 Seq653, whole genome shotgun sequence:
AACACTTAGTCATTTCATATTGACCGGCTCTACTAGTTCCTTCTTGTGGACTGTATTGCTGAGCAGGGGTTCCCCTTCGACAGTCTGGGATTACTTCGCTCTTCTTGGTGTCACTGTCTGAGAGACTTCTCTCACTTTTTTCAAAATGCCTCCTCAGTGACTGCACAGCGTCATCTCCCGACACTTCTCTGGCCGACCGAACCACTCTACTACATCATAACACACTTCCTCACCAACTGAACCACTCCTGTCTTTCCTGTCTCCACGCGCCTATATTGAGTTGCACTTGGTTCGAGAGTCACTGACATGACTCATCCATGCACAGCCCAGCGAAGGCCTTGGAAGAGCGAGTTCCTTGCATGTTCGTCTCGAAGCGGCGGTAGCAGCCTCACTCCGCATGGCATTGTCTCTCGAGTTCTAAATTTTTGCAGCTTTCGCACCAGCACTTGATGCGAAGCACGCTGCCGGTCGGCGGGGTGCCTTCTCTGTAGGGGGTGAAGGGGCGCACTTTGGAGAAGCGGCCGTTGTTGGCGTCTTGAGTTGCTGCGCAGGCTCGGTTGGTGCTGTGATTTCACGCGCTGCTTTCTTGCATGTTGTCGCTATGCTCGCATGCTTGTGTTGAAACACCGTGTTTTGTGGCTAATTAAACTGTCCCATCTTTTGCCTTTCAGAGTGCAGATGCCAGTGGTGAACTCCCACTTACAGTGTTGGCCCTCATAGATAATGAGGTAGGCAGCTGTACCTTTTGGTAACTTATGTTTGCTGTTGATGCATTAGTACTCATCACTATCAGTTCATCTACTTTCATCATATGAGCTGAATATCTTTTCttcactactgctgctgctgcttccacTGTGCTTGCACTTATCAATTTTGTGGGCATATACTGTACTTGCTTGCATAATGATTACACTTTTTCTTTTGGATAATTGACACTGATTTAGAGGTTTGAGCGTTACAGCAGGTGAAGTTTTGGGACAGATCGTTCGGATGTCGGACAAGGCACATGTTCACTTCGCCttgtattaaaggggccctgcaacacatttcaaAGTAATCATCGCAttacttcattaaaggagcttattgcctcacaaatcgactgctgtaaaaatttttacaatctgtcaagtacgagcatagttacagggatttgtcgcacgctttaagtgttttctctctttttagtGCAAGCGTGCTGAAAGTTACGCAGGGGGTGATGACAAGGGGACAAAAGCTATGTTAATTCGTCAGCATGCATCATCCCCTTGAgcacttcctttcctttttttttcttcgatcgcGGGGCTTACATTCAaagtgatcgcgagcgagcgcacgGGCACATGGCAGCCTTCCGCAGCGCCAGTGTACTTTGTGctcatggcgcggtcatttgggtttatagcagcatttgtcgagggaagagggagcaatttctagctgactaaaaataaattgtgaattccaggccgcgtgctgtgctatgTTTGCCTCACATGCTCTCAGGAGACTCGACTTTCGGTCGGcattgttttctgaccatgcttgaAAAGTGTTGTGGGCCCCTTTAATTGTTTGATGAAAAGCACAGTGTGTACTTCGCTctaaatggaaaaaaaagaaaccacacaTTTGAGCATGTCTCATTCCTCTGTATTTGTCGTCATCTGCGCTTCATAAAAATGATTTACCTGATAACGTAAGGTGCCTCAAGGAGTAGCTTAGTCAGCAGGAGTGGTGAGGAAGGAGATCAAAATAGTGGACAACAAACAACGAACCTCAGAGGTTCCGCTCTTTCCTGCTGCCGAGTGCCAACATCTTGGTGCTGTATATTGGCTCAAAGTTTCACTTTTCAATTACGCTCTTTGGCTGAACAGTCCGAACAGGAATCAGTCCAAGTGATGCTCATACAAAGGAGCCAGCAGACAGGAAAGAAACTTCTGCTTTCTTTATGGTGTCTAGAGAGAGAGCATCCCATGCGCTCGCTCCCAATCATGCAAATCCTTGACACGGCCGAGAGCTTGCGCAGCATGCCTGTCCAAACCAGCTCATGGCGAAACGCGTTCGAAACTTGCCTGTTCACCACATCCCATAACAGCTGATATGGAGAGTTACACGGAAGGCAGAATAGGTGACCATCTGTGCAAAGGCAGCGGGCATGCGTTGAACCCCACTAGTCGCACTGAACTGTTACAGTAGTTTCAGTTGCATAAACGATTAAACTGTCTCTGATTGGCTGTTTGTGTTGTGCTGCAAACTGTGTAACTTTGGAGCACCAAAACACTATAGTGCAGAAGCCTCTTGCAGCGACTACAAACTACATAATGTATTTGCTCTTTGATAAGACAGGGGCGGAGTTGGGAGACATAAGGAGTGATTACGTTTTGACGCTAATGTAAAGCGATACGTATTAGCTGGAGGGTTATTGAGACTCAGTGATTGCAAGGTATTACAAACAACCAGAAGTATAAAAAAAAGTGTGTCATAACAAAAATTTAATTTTCTTGTCAGTATTTCCACGAAAGCTGAAACTTGTGCTAatttaactcgctgaagaaaacTATAGTAATCTGGAAATTTTAGTTAATACCACTTTCTAGCATATTTCACAATTGCTTCACATCAGCTGCTGAGGTGGCACAAAATTGACTCAAaggcagccatgatgatcaataACATTTGCTTTTCATTGATATGATTGCAAAAAATGGATTTTTGATCTTGCTTGAGCCATTATAGTATCATATTTCTTTATTGCTACTTGATATTTGGCGTTACGGCTGTTATTTTTCCCTTTTGTTAATTGGCGGTCCTCTTCTCTTGAAGCTAATGTTTGCCTTCATTTTTTGCCCCATATTTTAGCAGTCAGTTGAATGAGTGATTGCACAAGTGGCATTTTGAAGGTTGCGCTAATGCTACCAATTATAAGTCCTGCATGTGCCTAGAGCTGCACACATATTCTTCTTTGAGCTCCTCTATTTATCTGTTTCAAGTCAAAATTGTGagacctcttggagcaataaTTTCAGCATTGAAGCTTTCTGCTACAAGGCAGTTATGCAGGTAAATTGCAACTGTAATAGCAACGCTTTCAGAATGAGTGCAACAATGTTAACTCGCACAACACAAAAAAGAAGAGGATCACAAAGACATTTTTCCAATGCAGGTCCATCTGAGAAGTGGCATATTCGTGAAGGAAGAGCAATGGGCTTGGCTGCTGTCGCGGCCCAAGGACTCCTTATTTTGCAAGGAGGCGACAAAGCTCCTGTGCAGTATCCTTGAGCTTCAGAACAAGAATCCCACAGTAGCGCCTTGTCGGCGCTTGGTGCGCCAGGAGGACAAACGGGCCACCGGAGAGGGCCCTGACACCAAGAAAGTTGGAGGCTGTGGCTAGTGAGTATTTTtccttaaagaggtactgacacaaaaattttcgtctGGCATTTTTTGCTGCAATCCATCACTGggggcctattagtcataacacggcagaTTGTTTGCTGCAACGCgggacagataattaattacagtctgtttattaccgacTAGTCTCAGTTCCCGTTTAGCAGAGCGAGAACAACAAGTTGCCTGGTGCAACTAATGCCATCTAGCATGTGAGATGGTACACAGAACCGTAACGCACTTCTGTGCTGCCTGTATATCTACTCGCATTCTTTCGCTGCCGTAAGTGCTGCTCAATGTCGTTGGCGTCATTTCTATCATCATCGTATGGTGGCAACGACTTTGTTGAGGCTTCCATACGTTCTCTGCAGGCACGAACTCGCGAGCAGTCGCCGAATAGTTGCCTGCTGGCACAAGCGTAAACAAAGGGCAATGGCGACTATGATGCCGTTATTCTAGCTGCGCCAACTCGGAGCTCAGCCGCTGTGGTGATGTCTCGGAAGTTGGGAGTCACCTTGAGGTCACTTTGGATGATTTCAATGATGCAAGGTGTGGCATATAGCGCTGGATCACACACgcaaacttcaatattcatataaaaaatCTTCCAAGCTATAATCGCTGTTCAGGTTTggtagatgatatacgcatgttcacgggaatcaatCCCTGAGGCTATCTCAGctgtgaaattttgtgtcagtacctctttaaggtATTTTTCTTCACGTAGTGGCATTAAATTTTTACTTTAGGTGAACAAATAATCTAAATATTTAAGAAGTGCTTCATGTATTTGCTCGCTACTCTGCAGGTGGCTTGCAGAATATGAAGTGTAGCCGGCAGATGTGCATGTGGCTGCCCGGATGAAAAAGGTGAATCATCTCATTGCCAAAATGCTTaatgatttaaataaataatgaagatgCAAAAATATTTGTCTCATTGTTTTTCTCCAAGCACCTACATACAACACTATATTTGATTGTTCTACCCATTTAGAATATACTGCACCTTTGTGAAGCACCATTAAACACACATTGCTGCATGTTCACGTATGAATAGTGTATGCATGACATAAACTATTCATAAACCGGCATTGCCTTATTTGTAGTATGCTCAATTGCACGTCACTTATGACCCTTACTACGTGTCCATAGGACCGAAAGAATTGGTAGGACCCGTACCACCTATATGACCCACAAAACCTATATCACCCATATGACCTGTGAACGTATATCTCCTGTATGACCCATAAACCTATATCACCCGTATGACCCATAAAACCTATATAACCCACATGACCTATAAAACCTATATCACCCATATGACCCATAAAACCTATATCACCCGTATCCAATAACATCGTATGTacgggtcctgtatatataggaattttcagtagggacgttagtatcggaggcatctgaaggcgtcgtttgagttctaCAAATGCGTCGatttcttcaaatgcttcgatttgccgatttgcgccgtttcccacttcgttccaattcttgaaatgcttgaacttgcgacgtttcccacctgaattcgacgtcggccttcgtgagttgcgtcagtggctcggcgattccGTGAAagttccttgacgaagcgtctgtagtaggcgcacaatcCGAGAAATCGACGtatgccttcttgtcggtggtggcgggaaggcagcgatggcagcttcttttccgcaggtctgtgcaaacaccatccttgctgatcacctgacccaagaacaagagctcctcgtacgcgaagtggtacttttcaggcttcaatgTGAGTCCGgcggccttgattgcttgaaatgcagcttcaaggcgctggaggtattcgtcgaagtttgaggaaaacacaacgatgtCGTCAGAGtacacgaggcatgtctgccacttcaagctagCCAGCACTGCATCGagaacgcgttggaaagtcgcaggtgccgagcgaacaccaaagggcatgactttcaactcgaacaggccgtctggtgttataaagacaGTCTTTTATCAGACTCTCTCGtcgactgcgatttgccagtagccggtcttgaggtccatcgacggaaAGTAtctcgcgttgtggagtcgacctAGGGTGTCGTCTagtcgtgggagagggtacacgtccttctccGGGACTTTGttcgacgatagtcgacgcagaaacgtagggttgcatccttctttttcactaacacaAAAGGTGACaaccacggactcttggacggctgaatgatgtcatcgcgtagacTTTCGTTGACCTGTTTCTtaatggcctcgcgttctcgcgtcgaaactcagtacgggctctgacggattggtcgggtaCTTTGTTCTGttacagggctgggcaaacatactttgaaattgtatcgcgatacgatacaggaTATtttggcaagaagtatttgagatacagatacaagatactgcggcaataattgtatccgatacgatacttcggTGCATTCGcatatttgttattatagatctataCAGGGTGACCAAAATGAACCTTGATGCTTTTCTTACAATGCCTCCTCTGCAAATAAGTTGTGTGGTCAttggtcgggggggggggggcacaaaatgagatggtaattatcgctgtcagcctcCCAGTTTAGATGTAACGATGATCTTTTTATTGGCTGCACTAAGCTGGCATGCCTGTATGGAAAAGTTAGAGGCAGCCTCTTTTCTGCACAGGCCAacttgaaaaaaaattcttctagcatgtccgtGCTCCGAGATATGCAGCTGCAAAGTTTAACGGCGGTTcgaatgattacgcatgcaaacAGCGGGGATCGGCGCAATGTTTCTCCatggtgtgacgagcagtcattccTTGATATCGCCAGCTGGTAAGAAAAGGGTAACCGCTATATTTCCTGAAACGCCGCACGAAACTTCGGCGGCACTTCGGGGCGTTGCTTTGCGCTAGTCTGTATACTGTCTTGCCTGCGTATCATTCGAACCGCAATTAAACTACTCTGCCGAATATATAGGGGCACGGATATGCTAGAAGAAACCTGCCAAGTGCAACTGTGCAGAAACACGACTGACTGGAACTTTTCAATGCAAACATGCCCACTTAATGCAGTCAGTAAAAAGTTCACTGTGCAATCTTAGATAATTGAGCGGGTGTCAGCGATAATTACCACCCCCCTTAGTGGCCCCCTAGACACCTGACTTATTTGGAAAGGTGGTCTTCACGTACCTCCCCGTGGTGAATTTTAAGAGAATCGTGAAGCTTATTTGTGATCTCATTTTGTATTGTAGCATCAAATGTCTATGCGCAA
This window encodes:
- the LOC125756759 gene encoding uncharacterized protein LOC125756759 — protein: MSIFLESADASGELPLTVLALIDNEVHLRSGIFVKEEQWAWLLSRPKDSLFCKEATKLLCSILELQNKNPTVAPCRRLVRQEDKRATGEGPDTKKVGGCG